One genomic region from Muriicola soli encodes:
- the rplQ gene encoding 50S ribosomal protein L17: protein MRHGKKINHLGRKTAHRSAMLANMACSLIEHKRINTTVAKAKALKQFIEPLITKSKAENNKSLEKGTHNRRIVFRNLRDKYAVSELFSTVAEKVGDRPGGYTRIIKLGNRLGDNADMAMIELVDFNEIYNAGKPKKKKSTRRSRSSKKAEAAAAPTEAVQETETVEAEAPKAEAPKAEKETKTEKPKAEAPKEDKAKDAEETKTDDSKE from the coding sequence ATGAGACACGGTAAGAAAATCAATCACTTGGGTAGGAAAACGGCACATAGGTCGGCTATGCTTGCCAATATGGCCTGTTCCTTGATTGAACATAAAAGAATCAATACCACTGTGGCCAAAGCAAAGGCCCTTAAGCAGTTTATTGAGCCCCTGATCACTAAATCCAAAGCTGAGAATAATAAGTCTTTGGAGAAAGGAACCCACAACAGGCGAATCGTCTTCAGAAACCTCAGAGATAAATATGCGGTATCTGAATTATTCAGCACAGTCGCCGAGAAAGTAGGAGACAGGCCAGGAGGTTACACCAGGATTATCAAATTAGGTAACCGATTGGGCGACAATGCTGATATGGCAATGATAGAGCTGGTAGACTTTAACGAGATCTACAACGCAGGAAAGCCAAAGAAAAAGAAGTCGACTCGTAGGAGTAGAAGTTCTAAAAAAGCGGAGGCAGCCGCAGCTCCTACTGAAGCTGTTCAGGAAACTGAAACTGTGGAAGCTGAAGCTCCAAAAGCTGAGGCGCCAAAAGCTGAAAAGGAAACTAAAACAGAAAAGCCTAAGGCAGAAGCTCCAAAGGAAGATAAAGCCAAGGACGCTGAAGAAACAAAAACAGATGACTCCAAAGAATAG